Proteins co-encoded in one Megalops cyprinoides isolate fMegCyp1 chromosome 1, fMegCyp1.pri, whole genome shotgun sequence genomic window:
- the LOC118788249 gene encoding 5-hydroxytryptamine receptor 3A-like, with product MSPLSVLVIGCLISTEHHPDLASMIRNITQHSSPWLRPVRTGDRALMVHTDLQLRAVLDVRWRDEFLAWDPSSYGGLTHFTLPQSSLWTPDTFFHEAREELVLLDLHCDLAMFLFPFDKQTCNLTLGSSLYTVQDLVLVLQRSADSVLNSSHHFTLHGEWELLSIQACTFTEPQGEQLYSRITYQVELGRYSLFYVVNLMVPSALVMVIDLAGFAIPAECSERIPFKITLLFGYTVFLMLVKDLLPPFRDCTPMLGLYLVVSLGFLCLSMGESVLLLALGQPDLLEHSTVLQRLATSLCQNDQQGETESLKRSYRLGQRGAELSGGHTGVGVGCGCGCVLRALAEELKEVSEEVRTLTERRTQRSDALRLMEALDQLCFRIYTSLLITFLMSLVLLWALYR from the exons ATGAGTCCGCTTTCCGTTCTTGTGATTGGCTGCCTGATTTCCACAG AGCACCATCCGGATCTGGCCTCCATGATCCGTAACATCACCCAGCACTCATCCCCGTGGCTGCGGCCGGTCCGGACCGGGGACAGAGCACTCATGGTGCACACAGACCTACAGCTGCGAGCCGTGCTCGACGTG AGGTGGAGGGATGAGTTCCTGGCCTGGGACCCCTCTTCCTACGGCGGCCTGACCCACTTCACCCTGCCTCAGTCCTCACTGTGGACTCCTGACACTTTCTTCCATGAAGC GCGGGAGGAGCTTGTGCTGCTGGACCTGCACTGTGACCTGGCAATGTTCCTCTTCCCTTTCGACAAGCAGACCTGCAACCTCACCCTGGGCTCCTCCTTGTACACAG tgcaggACTTGGTGCTGGTGCTCCAGAGGTCTGCAGACTCTGTGCTCAACAGCAGCCATCACTTCACTCTGCACGGAGAATGGGAGCTGCTTTCCATCCAAGCCTGCACCTTCACAGAGCCACAGGGAGAGCAGCTGTACTCCCGCATTACCTACCAG gtggagctgggTCGTTACTCCCTGTTCTATGTGGTGAACCTGATGGTGCCGAGCGCGCTGGTGATGGTCATTGATCTGGCCGGCTTCGCCATCCCTGCAGAGTGTTCAGAGCGCATCCCCTTCAAGATCACCCTGCTCTTCGGCTACACCGTCTTCCTGATGCTGGTCAAAGACCTGCTGCCCCCTTTCAGGGACTGCACGCCAATGCTGG GGCTGTACCTGGTGGTGAGCCTGGGCTTCCTGTGCCTCAGTATGGGAGAGTCGGTcctgctgctggccctgggTCAGCCTGACCTCCTGGAGCACTCCACCGTCCTGCAGCGCCTGGCCACCTCCCTCTGCCAGAAcgaccagcagggggagacagaga GTCTGAAGCGCTCTTACAGGCTGGGGCAGAGAGGGGCGGAGCTGAGTGGAGGTCACACGGGCGTGGGGGtgggctgtgggtgtggctgcGTGCTGCGGGCCCTGgcggaggagctgaaggaggtgaGCGAGGAGGTGCGCACTCTGACTGAGAGGAGGACACAGCGCAGCGACGCCCTCCGCCTGATGGAGGCGCTGGACCAGCTGTGTTTCCGCATCTACACCTCACTCCTCATCACTTTCCTGATGTCACTGGTGCTGCTCTGGGCTCTGTATAggtga